A stretch of DNA from Desulfosarcina ovata subsp. ovata:
ATAGGAAAATAAAGTTCTCTCAGCATAATTTTCATTCCATATCTTACCATATTTTTCCTTTGCAAACTCAATTAGTTTCTCTAACAAAATCTCATATCTAGAAATAAGCTTTTCTTGATTTTGTTGAAAATATTTATTCGCTTTATACTTTACTAATTTTTCGTTATCTTTAAATAATGCATTGTGTTCCGATTTAAGTAATTTCTTTTTTTTTGCTCTATTCAAAAGAGTTATGATTATTTTTTCCGGAAAACTAATGGAAAACTTTTTATTTAAAAGACCTTGAACATTTTGAGAGTTAATCGGTTCGATTGGATTACAATCTTTAATGCACTCGATTATAAATGGAATAAATATGTCAATATAGTCTTTTCGCTGTGGGGATTCCCAATTCATTTTTAATAGAGCCAAAGTCTGAAGAAGTCTATTTTCCATTATATTCGCCTATTATTACAATGCATTAAATTTCTACACAATTTGCCTATAAAAATCAGGGAACAGCAAAAAGCTACTATCCGAAATAACATCCACTGCGAGAAATTCGGGGACGTCCATTGGTTCATTGGTATCCTTTTTATTCATGATCAGCCCTTTTCAATTCTGGCTAACTCAGAACTTTTCCCATCCCTTTTTTTGGACCACCGCAGTAACAACGCCCGGCTGTTGTTCACCGCACTGCATATTCATCGCCCAAGCCTATAAGTAATGTTAGTGCCTGATTCCTGCACCAGCTGAGCCATGACCAGTTCTTTACAGACATCTTCAGGGGTTGCAGAACTTGAAAAACCCGGGCACTGTGACTTGATCCAATTGATAAACTTTGTGCGTTTTCGCGGCCGTTTCCTGCCATCAATTTGTTTGAGCTTGGACAATACGATTGATGCAGGGTCGCTCAATGATGAAGACTCGCAGTTCTTAACCGGTCCAGATGGTTGGGTCCCTACTTTTTTGCACTTACGTCCGATTCTCTTCAAATGATTGACCAGACCATTGAATCCGGAATCGTTGCTTATGATATGGAAGGTAATTGTTTTATCGGCAATCTCATGCAATCGCCCTAAATAAAACGCCAAATGGAAATCAAGATTATTATTTCCCATTGTGGAAACACCGATTAATTCGATTCTACAAATATCGGGAGATGGCAACGTTCCAAATTTAACCTTGGTGTTCCTGGGACCACAAAAAACGAACACCTTCTCATAGTCGGAGAGATTGATGGCTTCAAGGGAACCAACATTTTCATAATCGACAAATGCCCAGATCATTCCATTTTCCTTATCATTATCGCTTTAACGGCAGGAACGCCGGTCACCCAGCGTTCTCCGTGCAAGCGGTTTTCTCATATACTGTAATCACCTACCACCTGCATTGATGAAGCCTCATCAAAGGAACTGAAAACTATTTTTTCTCTCGCCCGCTTCGCTTGAGGGCACAGAGACGCAGAGGATGCTTGATTTCCGAGAGGGAAATCAAATCAAAGCCATGGCATGGGGCCGTTTTGGCCTTTTGGGCGAAGCCCATGCAATTTGTGGCCTTGATCATCGTTTCGGCCACATATGTCGTCTCGCTCCCACGCTCTGCGTTGGAGCACCGTGATAATCCCTACTGGAATATGGGTTCCCACGCAGAGCGTGGGAACCAGGTGTCTCCTGTTGCTTTCTAAATTGCTGTATAGCCGAAACGATGACCAATGCCCAATTTGTTGTTCCTCTCTGTGAGCTCTGCGACTCTGCGAGAGATTCTTTTTTCGGATGACAGGGCGAAGTGAATCTTGCCATCCAGCGTTTTTAGTTAACTGCAATCACCTACCACCTGCAGAGCGGGTGGTTTGATAAAGCCTCCCTCAAAGGGGGGCTGCTGAAAATCATTTTTTCTCTCGCCCGCTTCGCTTGAGGGCACAGAGACGCAGAGGATGCTTGATTTCCGAAAAGGAAATCAAACGAAAGCCATGTTCATGGGGCCGTTTTGGCCTTTTGGGCGAAGCCCATACAATCTACTGTTCCTCTCTGTGAGCTCTGCGACTCTGCGAGAGATTATTTCTTCGAATAACGGGCGAAGTGAATCTTGCCATCCAGCGTTTTTAGTTAACTACAATCACCTACCACCCGCAGAGGGGATGGTTTGATAAAGCCCCATCAAAGGGCTGAAAACTATTTTTTCTCTCGCCCGCTTCGCTTGAGGGCACAGAGACGCAGAGGATGCTTGATTTCCGGGAAGGAAATCAAATGAAAGCCATGGATCCGTTTTGGCCTTTTGGGCGAAGCCCATACAATCTGTTGTTCCTCTCTGTGAGCTCTGCGACTCTGCGAGAGATTATTTCTTCGGATGATGGGCGAAGTGAATCTTGCCATCCAGCGTTTGAGGTTCGATGCTTAAAAAAGTGCCTTTGTTTGTTTGACGTCCCGCCGGAACGGTCCGAACCTTTTCGGGTCGCCCGGGCAAAGCCAGGGGTTTAATTAACTGCAATCAAAACGCCGGATCACAACCGCATTGGAAGACAGCTTCATGCTGTATCCAATACGCCTGCATCCGGCGTAACGATTCGTGTATTGTGTTCCGCTATAGATCTATCTTTCACAGCTCAGACCAGTCCAATTGTATTATCGATAAAACAGGCTGTTTATCCGATGCGATTGAGAAGAAACGCTTTTTTAGCTTGCTATAAATTAAGCAGAAGTCCCCTTCCTTGTCTTTGACGCCAGGATGACCACTTTTTTTCGCGGGCATGGCCCGCTCTTACGTGTGTCAATCGTAATGTTTATACGGTACTCAATAAAGCTCCTGTTACCTGGTTCCTTCGCTCCAGCGTGGGAACCCCGCCTGATCAAGTACTAAGCAACTTGCGCTCCCATGCAGAGCATGGGAGCGAGGGGAACAGAAGTCCCCTCCTTATCTTTGGCGCCAGGATGACCACTTTTTTTCGCGGGCATGGCCCGCTCCTACGTGTGCCAATCGTCTGGCTTTTCACCGGTTTCCAATAAATGCTTATTTTTTGCCTGGTTCCCTCGCTCCAGCGTGGGAACCAAACATGATCAGGTAATAAGCAACTTGCGCTCCCTCCCATGCAGAGCATGGGAGCAAGGGGTACAGAAGTCCCCCTCCTTATCTTTAGCGCCAGAGTGACCGCATTGTTTCGCGGGCTTGGCCCGCTCCTACGTGTGTCAATCCTCTGAATCTTCACCTGTTTCCAAATAATGTTTATTTTTTAGGCGGCGGAAAAATAGGCCATGCAAATGTCATACAATCGATGCCAATAATATTTCTTATTTAAATTAAACCGGTTAGACAATATGGTTGAACGTTAACCAAGACGGCAATAAAAAGGCCTGCCAAACCTTGAAAACGTGGGTTATAGTGAGCGGTCCGTAAAAAACCTAACTACAGAGCCAAAATCAAGGAGGCAGGCCATGAACAAGATAGTAAAGTATGTTGGTTTAGATGTCCACAAAGATTCGATTACCATTGCTATCGCCGATGAAGGACGTGACGGAAACGTTCGAGTGTATGGAAAAATCAGCAACGACCTGGGGCAGATTGATAACGTCATGCGAAAACTGATTTCACAAAACGCCGAATTGCATTGTGTTTACGAAGCAGGTCCGTGCGGATATCCGATCTATAGGCATTTAACAAGCAAGGGGATCGATTGCGTTGTCGTTGCTCCAGCGTTGATCCCCAAAAAAACAGGTGATCGGGTTAAGAATGATCGCCGTGATGCAACCCACCTGGCGACGCTCCACCGTTCCGGAGAACTGACGCCGGTGTATGTCCCCGATCAGGCCGATGAAGCGCTTCGTGACCTGGTACGTGCACGAAAAGACATCCAAATATCGCTCCGCAAAGTCAAACAACAGATCAATGCCTTTTTATTGCGACAAGGAATCAGTTATCCAGGTAAAAGCAAATGGGGTAAAGCTCATTTAAATTGGCTGGCGGAGCTGAAAATGCAGCATCCTGCCCAGCATATTGCCCTTACCGAATACCTGGACGCCATGGAAGACCATGAGGCCCGCGTTAAGCGCATCGAAAAAGCGATTGAGCAATGTTGCCAAACCAGTCGACTGCTTCCGGTTATCGAGGCTCTGCAAGCGCTCAGGGGGATTTCTTTGCTCAGCGCGGTGACCGTCGTCGCTGAACTGGGGGATCTGAGCCGTTTCGATACGCCGGCACAGCTGATGGCCTATTTGGGTCTGATCCCATCGGAGCATTCAAGCGGTGGCACCATCAAAAAAGGCCCCATTACCAAAACCGGCAATACCCATGCCCGCAGGACGTTGATCGAATCGGCTCAGGCCTATCGTATGCCGGCCCGGAAAAGTAAGGCGATCCGTAAACGCCAGGAAGGCTTGCCGGACGATGTTTTGGATATTGCCTGGAATGCACAGCTACGACTATGCCACCGCTACCGCAGGTTGATTGCAAAGGGCAAAAACCATAACGTGGTCATCACCGCGATTGCACGCGAGTTGGCCGGTTTCATCTGGGCCATTGCCCGGGCTGTTCCAATCGTGGCCGCTGAAAGATGATTTGTTATAGCGTGGAAACCCAGGCCTATCAAGGCCAAGCCCTAAAGGGTGCTCCCTAAGGTCGCAGCCTTGACAGCCCTGACTTTCCACGCTGGGTGGGAATTAGCGACGGCGAGAGAAGCGCGACTGTTGCTCCGGCTCAAGAAGCTGGATAAGTACTTCTCTATAATCGATGATGCAAATAGAAAAAGAACTTATTGATTTTAAAAATGCTCAAGAAAGGATCGGCTTTATCAAAGAACAAATATAGCCATCGAGCTTTTGGATAGGGGCGCGGTCGCGGTTTGGAGAACCCTCGAAAAAGCTATCGGAATAGGCCTTCAGGCCGAAACTCCCGTCTTTAGACCGAGGCAGCTCCACGACGAAGCCTAGTCAGGCGGTATCCAACCCGCGAATATCAGAGTGCTCTACCGTCGTTATTGCAGACCCCGCCTCTATCCAAACGCTCGATGAAAATTATTGGCCCAAGTTTTTTGGGTATGGATAGGTTTTTCTCTTGACAAGTGTTCAACCATATCAGGTTTTTGGGAGGATCGCTGGTGTTACGTTTCGTGTCGATTATGCCGATTGGGGGATCGTATGGCTGTCACGATAGGTGACACCCCTGTGGATTCTGAACCAGTCAATCCTTTGGAGAGGAACCTTGGCAGGGGAATTTGGGGTTGGGGTAATTTGCGCAGGCACTATGGCGATTGGCGGAAAAACTGAAGCACCGCAGTTGCCCTGCGGTGCTTCGAAAATGGGGTCCAATTATTTTAAGCAGATGATGGAGGCGGCATCCGGATTTGAACCGGAGAATGGAGGTTTTGCAGACCTCTGCCTTACCACTTGGCTATGCCGCCTAAAAAAAAATGGAGCGGGAAACGGGATTTGAACCCGCGACTTCGACCTTGGCAAGGTCGCACTCTACCACTGAGTTATTCCCGCTCAGTTAGAAACGCATACCTACAAAATATGCGCTTCCATGTCAACCTATTTTTTTCATCCCCTGAGTAATTTCCTGAACCGCAGGAAGTAATCCGCTCCGGACCAGAGGGTGAACACCAGGGCCCCCCAAAGAAAGACCATACCGATGGCCTGGAAATCGAATCCCAGGGCCGGGTAGTGAAAGGTCAACGGGATGATGGCCGCGATCTGAAACCCGGTTTTGTACTTTCCCAGGCTGGAAGCGGAGACATCCTGTTTGTTCTGGGCAATGATGTTGCGCAGCCCGGTAACGGCCAGTTCACGGCCGATGATGATACAGGCGATCCAGGCCGGCATCCAGCCCAGGGAACTGAGCATGATCAGCGAGCTGGAGACCAGCAGTTTGTCGGCCACCGGATCCATCACCTTGCCCAGATTGGACACCAGTCCGTAGCGTCTGGCCAGATAACCGTCGAAGTAATCGGTAATCGCGGCAGCGCTGAAGATCAGGCCGGCCACCAGGGCGGTAAACCGATTGGGCATTAGCAGCAGTATCACAATAACTGGCACCGAGGCGATCCGGAACAGCGTCAAAGTATTCGGATGGGTGAGAAGTGATCTGATGCGCGCTTTTTCCATTTGGTGTCACCCCGGAGATGGATTCGCCCGTTGGCCCGTTGGGTTATTCGGAAAAGAAAACCGTTTTATTTTTTTGCTTTTTCCCAATCCGCCAGAAAAGACTGGATGCCTTTGTCGGTCAGCGGATGGGCGGCCAGCTTGCTGAGCACGTTGAAGGGAATCGTGGCGATGTCCGCCCCGGCCAGGGCGGAATCGAGCACATGCAGCGGATTGCGGATGCTAGCCACGATGATCTCTGTTTCATAGGCGTAATTGCTGAAAATCTCGGCGATCTGCTCCACTAGCTGCATGCCGTCCTGGGAAAGGTCGTCCAGGCGTCCCACAAAGGGGCTCACATAGGATGCGCCGGCCTTGGCCGCCATCAGGGCCTGCAGGGGGGAGAAAACCAGGGTCACGTTGGTTCTGATGTTTTCCTGGCTGAGCTGCCGGGTCGCCTTGAGCCCGTCAACGGTCATGGGGATCTTGATGACGATGTTCTTATGGATTTTGGCCAGTTCGCGGGCCTCGCTGACCATGCCCTCGGCATCCAGGCTGATCACCTCGGCGCTGATGGGGCCATCCACGATCTCGCAGATCTCCTTGATCACCTCTTCGAACACGCGGCCCTCTTTGGCGATCAGGGACGGATTGGTGGTCACCCCGTCGACCATGCCCATGGCGTTGGCCTCACGGATTTCTTCAACATTGGCAGTATCGATAAAGAATTTCATGGTAATTTTCCTTCCGAGAATTGGCAATTCCACGCAGCGGCGTTTCAGCCCGAACCGTGGAGCATGGCAGTACAAAACAGTACTTCCCGTTGAGCATTTCGGGAAGTCAATCAACGTCAGGTCTTTTTTCCCCGGTCCGCCAGGAACTTGTCCCGGCATTCGGCCGAACAGAACAGGTAAACCTGCCCGTCGTACCGCAATTCCACGCCTTCGCGCCGCGGAAAATGGATGCCGCAAACCGGATCCTGAACCATCACGTCATCGATCGCACCCCCGGCGGCATTTCCCTGGCCGGGCACCTGGAGGTTCCGCTTGAGCCACGATTTGCCGGCCCGGTAGGCCAGGTAGACAATAAGGATCAGAAAAAGCAGTTTCACGACAACCCGCCTTTTGTCAGCATGGGTTGATGCGCCAGCGGGACGATCTGCTGGTCGGCATCGTCCAGCGCATTTAAAAGATCGGCAACGGAGCGCCCCAATACCGGATGAATGACCGCTGGGTCTATATCACAGATGGGCTGCAAGACAAAGGCCCTTTTGTGCATGCGCGGATGGGGGATTTCCAGGTCCGGAGACCGCATCACCCGATCGCCGATCAGGAGGATATCCAGGTCCAGGACCCGCGGACCGAAACGGATGCCGCCGCTTTTGCGGCCCATCTGCTGCTGGATGGCCAACAGATGCCGCAGCAGGTCCGGCGGCGCCAGATTCGTGGTAATTTTCACCGCTGCGTTGACGAACCAGTCCTGGTCGGTATAGTCCACCGGCGAGGTGCGGTAGAACCGTGACACCCCTTCCAGGCGCGCCAGGCCCCCTTTGGTGAGGGCCGTAATCCCCTGCAGGCAGTTGTCCAGCTTGTCTCCCAGGTTCGATCCCACGGAGATAAGCACCGTGTGCGCCGGGATCAGCGCTGCCATGCTTCCTCCCACAACTCCCCGCGATAGATCACCCGCGCATCGCCTTCCAGGAAAACATCCCCGAAACCGTCTCCCCGGGAACGGAAATGCACGATCAGATCGCTGCCGCTGCGGGTGGTCAGGGTCACCGGCGATGCCAACCCCCGTTCGCGGGCCAGCACCAGGGCGGCCGCCACGTTGCCCGTGCCGCAGGCCAGGGTCTCGTCTTCCACACCGCGTTCGTAGGTACGGATGAGAATCCGCCCGGCCGGATCCACGGCCACGAAGTTGGCGTTGGTGCCCGCCGGTGCAAAATAGACATGCCGGCGGATCTGCCGGCCGGTGGCGATCACATCCACGGTTTCAATATCATCCACCATCATCACCGCATGGGGCACCCCGGTGTTGACGCTGCCGACCCCAACCCGGGTTTCGTCCAGATCCAGCTCGATGCCGGTTTTCAGGTCAAAGGGATCGGTCATGCGCAGCTTCACCAGGCGGGGGCCCACATCGGCCTCGATGGTCCCCGCCAGGGTGTCGAAGGCCATCTGCCGACCGGCGATGCCGTGCAGGAAGGCGAAACGGGCAGCACAGCGGGCACCGTTGCCGCACATTTCGGCCACGGAACCGTCGGCATTGAAAAAGCGCCACTTGAAATCGACCCGATCCGAGGATTCGATCAGGATCACCCCGTCCGCGCCCACGGCCATCTTCCGGCGGCAGGCCCCGACGACCAGCTCGTCCAGGCGCGCCTCGGGGACCCGGAATTCCCGGTTGTCAATGATGATGAAATCGTTGCCGCTGCCGCTCATCTTGAAAAAAGGGATCGGGTCCATGGTCACTCCTCTGCCGCCGGCATGGCCGAAACGGGAACGTCGAACCGCACCAGATTCGAGTCGTTGCCGGCCGCCGGTCCGGTTTCCAGATGAACCTTGAACCGGTAGTCATAACCCGGGTCCAGAGCCAGTTCGGTGGAAAAACGGTTCTCCGGGGCGTCCACGTAGGGGATCACGGCCACCCGTTCAAACACCAGCGGACAGGTCTCGCAAAACGGCTGGTCCAGCCGGTTGCGCGACCGCAAAACCACAAAAGCCGACCCGCCGGCAGCCGTCTTTGAAAGCGGCGCCGCCAACTGCCAGGCCAGAACCACGCGTTGATCCGTCAGCCGGTAAGTCAGATCGAGCACCGTTGGCGGAAGGGGCCGCTCCGGCGGGACCGGCGGTCCCTTGACGCCGCACCCGGCAAGAACGAGCACCAGCAGAAGCCACAGCCATGGCCGCACCGGTCCACCGATAAAACGGCGCACCGTCACCGGGGTCAACCGCCGGGTGTCCGATTGCCTGGCCACCGGTTACGCCGCCTCCCCGGCAGCCAGGACTTTGCGGGCCTCGGCCAGGGCCTGGCGCACATTGTCGGTGGCCGTACCGCCGAGGCTCTGCCGGCGATCGATCATGTGCTCCAGGGTCAGGTGATCGAAGAGATCGGGTTTGATCAGCTGGGAGAACGGCTTGAGCTCGTCCAGGGTCAGCTGGTCCAGCTCCTTGCCCTTTTCCAGGGCAAAGGCCACGGCCTTGCCCACGCAGTCATGGGCCTTTCTGAAGGGCATGCCCTGCCCTACCAGATAGTCGGCCATGTCCGTGGCGTTGAGAAAACCCATTGAGGCGGCCCGGCGCATGGTATCCCGGTTGACGGTGATCCGGGGAAGCATCTGGGCGTTGATCGAAAGGCACGCCTTGAGCGTGTCCACGGCGTCGAAGAGCGGTTCCTTGTCTTCCTGCATGTCCCGGTTGTACGCCATCGGCAGGCTCTTCATGAGGGTGATC
This window harbors:
- the lptM gene encoding LPS translocon maturation chaperone LptM: MARQSDTRRLTPVTVRRFIGGPVRPWLWLLLVLVLAGCGVKGPPVPPERPLPPTVLDLTYRLTDQRVVLAWQLAAPLSKTAAGGSAFVVLRSRNRLDQPFCETCPLVFERVAVIPYVDAPENRFSTELALDPGYDYRFKVHLETGPAAGNDSNLVRFDVPVSAMPAAEE
- a CDS encoding YHS domain-containing protein → MKLLFLILIVYLAYRAGKSWLKRNLQVPGQGNAAGGAIDDVMVQDPVCGIHFPRREGVELRYDGQVYLFCSAECRDKFLADRGKKT
- the folK gene encoding 2-amino-4-hydroxy-6-hydroxymethyldihydropteridine diphosphokinase, which codes for MAALIPAHTVLISVGSNLGDKLDNCLQGITALTKGGLARLEGVSRFYRTSPVDYTDQDWFVNAAVKITTNLAPPDLLRHLLAIQQQMGRKSGGIRFGPRVLDLDILLIGDRVMRSPDLEIPHPRMHKRAFVLQPICDIDPAVIHPVLGRSVADLLNALDDADQQIVPLAHQPMLTKGGLS
- a CDS encoding PIN domain-containing protein yields the protein MIWAFVDYENVGSLEAINLSDYEKVFVFCGPRNTKVKFGTLPSPDICRIELIGVSTMGNNNLDFHLAFYLGRLHEIADKTITFHIISNDSGFNGLVNHLKRIGRKCKKVGTQPSGPVKNCESSSLSDPASIVLSKLKQIDGRKRPRKRTKFINWIKSQCPGFSSSATPEDVCKELVMAQLVQESGTNITYRLGR
- the pgsA gene encoding CDP-diacylglycerol--glycerol-3-phosphate 3-phosphatidyltransferase produces the protein MEKARIRSLLTHPNTLTLFRIASVPVIVILLLMPNRFTALVAGLIFSAAAITDYFDGYLARRYGLVSNLGKVMDPVADKLLVSSSLIMLSSLGWMPAWIACIIIGRELAVTGLRNIIAQNKQDVSASSLGKYKTGFQIAAIIPLTFHYPALGFDFQAIGMVFLWGALVFTLWSGADYFLRFRKLLRG
- the dapF gene encoding diaminopimelate epimerase is translated as MDPIPFFKMSGSGNDFIIIDNREFRVPEARLDELVVGACRRKMAVGADGVILIESSDRVDFKWRFFNADGSVAEMCGNGARCAARFAFLHGIAGRQMAFDTLAGTIEADVGPRLVKLRMTDPFDLKTGIELDLDETRVGVGSVNTGVPHAVMMVDDIETVDVIATGRQIRRHVYFAPAGTNANFVAVDPAGRILIRTYERGVEDETLACGTGNVAAALVLARERGLASPVTLTTRSGSDLIVHFRSRGDGFGDVFLEGDARVIYRGELWEEAWQR
- the fsa gene encoding fructose-6-phosphate aldolase; protein product: MKFFIDTANVEEIREANAMGMVDGVTTNPSLIAKEGRVFEEVIKEICEIVDGPISAEVISLDAEGMVSEARELAKIHKNIVIKIPMTVDGLKATRQLSQENIRTNVTLVFSPLQALMAAKAGASYVSPFVGRLDDLSQDGMQLVEQIAEIFSNYAYETEIIVASIRNPLHVLDSALAGADIATIPFNVLSKLAAHPLTDKGIQSFLADWEKAKK
- a CDS encoding IS110 family transposase, yielding MNKIVKYVGLDVHKDSITIAIADEGRDGNVRVYGKISNDLGQIDNVMRKLISQNAELHCVYEAGPCGYPIYRHLTSKGIDCVVVAPALIPKKTGDRVKNDRRDATHLATLHRSGELTPVYVPDQADEALRDLVRARKDIQISLRKVKQQINAFLLRQGISYPGKSKWGKAHLNWLAELKMQHPAQHIALTEYLDAMEDHEARVKRIEKAIEQCCQTSRLLPVIEALQALRGISLLSAVTVVAELGDLSRFDTPAQLMAYLGLIPSEHSSGGTIKKGPITKTGNTHARRTLIESAQAYRMPARKSKAIRKRQEGLPDDVLDIAWNAQLRLCHRYRRLIAKGKNHNVVITAIARELAGFIWAIARAVPIVAAER